A portion of the Phyllopteryx taeniolatus isolate TA_2022b chromosome 15, UOR_Ptae_1.2, whole genome shotgun sequence genome contains these proteins:
- the LOC133490278 gene encoding lysosomal membrane ascorbate-dependent ferrireductase CYB561A3-like has product MGARFYFYMSTCLCVTSGLLCVVLVVFWNWRWRGGFAWDGTEAQFNWHPVLMISGLLVLYGLAAILFRVPWGWSQKKRGWKLVHAGLMLAALLLAAVGLHVAFDVHRSLKIPSMFSLHSWVGMSAVVTFGWQWFLGLVGFLLPCSAPQLGHALKGIHVWMGKAVLMLTLAACVSGINEQLSFALDGVSADAYSSLPAEALFANTLGMLTVAFSVLVFGILSKADWRRPEANTDAETAPILLREEAT; this is encoded by the exons ATGGGAGCGCGTTTTTATTTCTACATGTCTACATGTCTGTGCGTGACGTCGGGCCTCCTGTGCGTGGTCTTGGTCGTCTTCTGGAACTGGCGTTGGCGCGGAGGGTTCGCCTGGGATGGAACTGAGGCCCAGTTCAACTGGCATCCCGTCCTCATGATCAGCGGACTGTTGGTCCTCTACGGCCTCG CTGCCATCCTGTTCCGTGTGCCTTGGGGGTGGTCTCAAAAGAAGCGCGGATGGAAGCTGGTCCACGCGGGACTGATGCTGGCCGCCCTGCTGCTCGCCGCCGTTGGCTTGCATGTTGCCTTCGATGTGCACCGCAGCCTGAAGATCCCCTCAATGTTCTCCCTCCACAGCTGGGTGGGAATGTCTGCCGTGGTGACGTTTGGGTGGCAG TGGTTCCTGGGCCTGGTCGGCTTCTTGCTGCCGTGTTCTGCACCGCAATTGGGCCACGCCCTGAAGGGGATCCACGTGTGGATGGGAAAAGCAGTGCTGATGCTCACCCTGGCCGCCTGCGTCAGCGGAATCAACGAACAGCTCTCCTTTGCACT CGACGGTGTGTCGGCAGACGCTTATAGCTCGCTGCCTGCGGAGGCGCTGTTTGCCAACACACTGGGCATGCTGACCGTGGCGTTCAGTGTTCTCGTGTTCGGAATTCTGTCCAAAGCCGACTGGCGACGTCCTGAGGCCAACACTGACGCCGAAACCGCTCCG aTTTTGCTGAGAGAGGAAGCCACTTAA